The Psychrobacter sp. LV10R520-6 genome includes a region encoding these proteins:
- a CDS encoding NnrS family protein yields MQSISLPSKPPTSPHPILNLSFRIFFSAAALFAVIFMVLWSFVFTGHTNIDAQTLNPLYWHGHEMIYGYALAVVAGFLLTAVKTWTGVMMPHGYKLLGIFVCWLLARLGWVGFGLGIGQGAWLLYMAAVFDMLFIGTMAFVIFRAVLQVKQYKQMGILAKLALLTVGNGLCYWGVFSANMNLTKIGMYLGFYLIIGLILTIGRRVVPFFIERGLSMDGTEKVTVRNSKVQDIASLLFFLAFFIVDLFYPNKYLLTITALGVAVVNIVRLIGWYHRGIWQKPLLWSLYIAFLGMCLSFLLYALQPWLGYNHSIAVHGLSIAGVGMMTLAMMARVSLGHTGRSIHTPPKTVNIMFGLMVLVFISRVLLPIVDMDNYLLWIMIAQGAWIACFVLFCISYLPMLTRPRPDGLFG; encoded by the coding sequence ATGCAATCTATCTCTTTACCCAGCAAACCGCCAACTTCTCCACATCCTATTCTTAATTTGAGCTTTCGCATATTTTTTAGTGCAGCGGCGTTATTTGCCGTTATATTTATGGTGTTGTGGTCGTTTGTGTTTACTGGCCATACTAATATTGACGCGCAAACCCTGAATCCGCTGTACTGGCATGGTCATGAAATGATTTATGGCTATGCATTGGCCGTGGTCGCGGGGTTCTTACTGACGGCAGTGAAGACTTGGACAGGAGTCATGATGCCACACGGCTATAAGCTGCTGGGTATTTTTGTTTGTTGGTTGCTGGCGCGTCTTGGCTGGGTCGGGTTTGGTTTAGGTATTGGGCAAGGGGCTTGGTTGCTATATATGGCAGCCGTGTTTGATATGCTATTTATAGGAACCATGGCGTTTGTTATTTTTCGGGCGGTGCTACAGGTCAAGCAATACAAGCAGATGGGAATTTTGGCCAAGCTTGCGCTGCTGACGGTTGGTAATGGACTGTGCTATTGGGGTGTGTTTAGCGCAAATATGAACCTGACTAAGATTGGTATGTATCTGGGGTTTTACTTAATTATTGGCTTGATATTGACCATCGGTCGGCGCGTGGTGCCGTTCTTTATTGAGCGCGGTCTCAGTATGGATGGTACAGAAAAGGTTACGGTACGAAATAGTAAAGTACAAGATATCGCCAGCTTATTGTTTTTCTTGGCATTCTTTATCGTTGATTTATTTTACCCTAACAAGTATCTGCTGACCATTACTGCGCTGGGAGTGGCGGTGGTTAATATCGTACGTTTAATAGGCTGGTATCATCGCGGTATTTGGCAAAAGCCGCTGCTATGGTCGCTGTATATTGCATTTTTGGGTATGTGTCTGAGCTTCTTATTGTACGCGCTACAACCGTGGTTGGGCTATAACCATAGTATTGCGGTACATGGGTTGTCGATCGCGGGTGTTGGAATGATGACGTTAGCGATGATGGCGCGAGTGTCGCTGGGTCATACTGGACGCAGTATTCATACGCCTCCTAAAACCGTCAATATCATGTTTGGCTTGATGGTGCTAGTCTTTATCAGTCGCGTGCTATTGCCAATAGTAGATATGGATAACTATTTGCTATGGATAATGATAGCGCAGGGAGCATGGATTGCTTGTTTTGTGCTATTTTGCATTAGCTATTTACCCATGCTGACACGACCTAGACCAGATGGCCTATTTGGTTGA
- a CDS encoding ankyrin repeat domain-containing protein, whose amino-acid sequence MQATDKGDVYNVLKSTVLGKNTNVVKRVYNLLNAKAPVDLNDQTQESDGETLIMVAASNNRIETVKYLLSKGANPNLVATTNDKSKGYEQLPKI is encoded by the coding sequence TTGCAAGCTACGGATAAAGGGGATGTATATAACGTCCTAAAATCTACCGTACTGGGTAAAAATACCAATGTAGTCAAAAGAGTATACAATTTATTAAATGCCAAAGCGCCGGTAGACTTAAATGACCAAACTCAAGAGAGCGATGGTGAAACTCTAATTATGGTTGCCGCTAGTAATAACCGAATTGAAACTGTGAAATACTTACTATCTAAAGGCGCTAATCCCAATTTGGTTGCTACGACTAACGATAAGAGTAAGGGTTACGAACAGTTACCTAAAATATAA
- a CDS encoding type II toxin-antitoxin system RelE/ParE family toxin: MVSLYQFLLKWIVIYSGKRAKRIAPDIYSRARAKLHALDITDNLDDLRLPPSNHLEKLTGDTRLST; encoded by the coding sequence ATGGTCAGCCTTTATCAATTCTTGTTAAAGTGGATAGTTATTTATTCTGGCAAACGAGCCAAACGTATTGCACCCGATATTTATAGTCGAGCAAGAGCCAAACTGCATGCATTGGATATCACAGACAATCTTGACGACTTGCGACTACCGCCGAGCAATCACCTTGAAAAGTTAACAGGTGATACGCGACTCTCAACTTAA
- a CDS encoding type II toxin-antitoxin system RelE/ParE family toxin, with product MIASFADKATAAVYFGKRAKRIAPDIYSRARAKLHVLNVTDNLDDLRLPPSNHLEKLTGDRNGQYSIRINQQWRICFEWHDGYAENVEIVDYH from the coding sequence ATGATTGCCTCTTTTGCTGATAAGGCGACAGCAGCAGTATATTTTGGCAAACGAGCCAAACGTATTGCACCCGATATTTATAGTCGTGCAAGAGCCAAACTGCATGTACTAAATGTCACGGACAATCTTGACGATCTGCGCCTACCGCCGAGCAACCACCTTGAAAAGTTAACAGGTGATCGTAACGGTCAATATAGTATTCGCATCAACCAACAATGGCGCATCTGCTTTGAATGGCATGATGGTTACGCTGAGAACGTCGAGATAGTCGATTACCACTAA
- the csy1 gene encoding type I-F CRISPR-associated protein Csy1 encodes MKNITQAQVKQAIDNFLQSQYDKKTESIQKKLVKAEESKDFADISELQSQLGPFKEKFNKVNWMIEAKTMATQLNFGTHISKGVHPNAKGDNVNFRSQPQHDFMGTHSLISGLMDANGNAAALPLAGLFDWTITRDGVTDGASADHKSPKLTVRDLLLTNHPALSGSFAEEQTLSDVYQQVFVSTLTRQIDNPSTHERNKQLLWPLECSEDSITATTTADYHTIIPLYPSVLTHELFRHINHLKFSEENKLARDNRHKKTAEQQPYITIHDLAVLQLGGTKPQNISKLISKQSGRNYLLPSLPPSFTQSQDLSFSKNASSIFNSKTMAYKTRKTLDALYKIIKTNYNNVTIRDTRKSLLDELLLQILTVANSVQNNRPAGWSAEYQLDYAEKLWLDPYRKELMDEDTFKTDFDNGYWQQEIEQRFAAWLQNLLKKEFPKIKDDFADAEQTQWENEMQAALKESKRMGQGAFK; translated from the coding sequence ATGAAAAATATCACCCAAGCTCAGGTTAAACAGGCCATTGATAATTTTTTGCAGTCGCAATACGATAAAAAAACAGAGTCCATTCAAAAGAAACTTGTTAAAGCAGAGGAATCTAAAGACTTTGCTGATATTAGTGAATTGCAGTCGCAGCTAGGCCCTTTTAAGGAGAAATTTAACAAAGTCAATTGGATGATAGAAGCCAAGACAATGGCAACCCAGCTTAACTTCGGCACCCATATCTCAAAAGGTGTTCATCCAAACGCTAAGGGCGACAACGTCAACTTTCGAAGCCAACCTCAGCATGACTTTATGGGTACTCATAGTCTTATTAGCGGCTTGATGGATGCTAATGGCAACGCAGCGGCACTACCATTAGCCGGTTTGTTTGATTGGACGATTACTAGAGATGGCGTTACTGATGGTGCTAGTGCGGATCATAAATCTCCAAAACTGACTGTTCGTGATTTACTGCTGACTAATCATCCTGCTCTATCTGGTAGCTTCGCTGAGGAACAAACTTTATCAGACGTATATCAACAGGTATTTGTTAGTACCTTAACCAGACAAATTGATAATCCGTCCACCCATGAGCGTAATAAACAATTACTATGGCCTCTTGAGTGCAGCGAAGACTCAATTACAGCTACTACTACAGCGGATTATCATACTATTATTCCTTTATATCCCTCTGTATTAACTCATGAGCTGTTTCGACATATTAACCATCTAAAATTCTCTGAAGAGAATAAACTTGCTCGCGATAATCGACACAAAAAAACAGCTGAACAACAGCCTTATATCACGATACATGATTTAGCTGTGTTGCAACTGGGTGGCACCAAACCACAAAACATTAGCAAACTCATCAGCAAACAGAGTGGTAGAAACTATCTCCTCCCTTCCCTGCCTCCCAGTTTTACACAATCACAAGATTTATCATTTAGTAAAAATGCCAGTAGTATCTTTAATTCTAAAACAATGGCTTATAAAACTAGAAAGACACTAGATGCCTTGTACAAGATTATTAAAACTAATTATAACAACGTGACAATACGAGACACCCGCAAGTCACTCTTGGACGAGCTGCTACTACAGATACTGACTGTGGCGAACAGCGTTCAGAACAATCGACCTGCTGGCTGGTCAGCTGAATATCAGCTTGATTATGCTGAAAAGCTTTGGCTTGATCCTTATCGTAAAGAGCTAATGGACGAAGACACGTTTAAAACTGACTTTGACAACGGCTATTGGCAACAAGAAATAGAACAGCGATTTGCAGCTTGGCTACAAAACTTACTGAAAAAGGAGTTTCCCAAAATCAAAGACGACTTTGCTGACGCCGAACAAACCCAGTGGGAGAATGAGATGCAAGCCGCGTTAAAAGAGTCTAAACGTATGGGTCAAGGAGCATTCAAATGA
- a CDS encoding RNA-guided endonuclease InsQ/TnpB family protein, giving the protein MIRGHIIELKPNNVQANHFARACGVARKAYNWALHEWQRQYREDKAYRDACLLAGIEIDSKNLNRPSQAKLRRELNAIKRELFPWMTEVTKCAPQAAIMQLGDAYNNFFKGLAEYPVTRKRGKDDRFSLSNDQFAIKGKSIRIPNLGWVRMKEALRFDGKIMAATISKRGGKWFVSVAVDLDHRVKKIIKTGKSVGIDLGITDLLVLSDGTKIKAPKPLAKYLSKLRTLNKNLSRTKKGSKNREKAKTKLSRLHYKIRGIRQDSLHKITSSLVREFDVIAIESLNVKGMVKNRKLSRAISDLGFFEFKRQLIYKANEQGKVVKSVGRFYPSSKTCSNCNHILGKDELTLKMREWTCPECQSKHDRDLNASINILNNATVILTVA; this is encoded by the coding sequence ATGATCCGTGGTCATATCATCGAACTCAAACCAAACAACGTACAGGCGAACCATTTTGCCCGTGCTTGCGGTGTGGCGCGGAAAGCTTACAACTGGGCCTTGCATGAGTGGCAACGTCAATATAGAGAGGACAAGGCCTACCGTGACGCCTGTTTATTGGCTGGTATTGAGATTGATTCCAAAAATCTAAACAGACCCTCACAAGCCAAGCTCAGACGCGAATTGAACGCCATTAAACGTGAGCTATTCCCGTGGATGACGGAAGTGACAAAATGTGCCCCGCAAGCCGCAATCATGCAACTGGGCGATGCTTATAACAACTTTTTTAAAGGGCTGGCTGAATACCCCGTCACGCGCAAGCGTGGTAAAGACGATAGATTCAGTCTCTCTAACGACCAATTTGCCATTAAAGGTAAATCCATTCGCATCCCTAATTTAGGCTGGGTGCGCATGAAAGAGGCTTTACGGTTTGACGGTAAAATAATGGCGGCCACCATCTCTAAGCGCGGCGGGAAATGGTTTGTCAGCGTTGCAGTTGATTTAGACCACAGGGTTAAAAAGATTATCAAGACAGGTAAAAGCGTTGGTATCGACCTTGGTATTACCGATTTATTAGTTTTATCAGACGGCACCAAAATTAAAGCACCTAAGCCCTTAGCTAAATATTTAAGCAAATTAAGAACACTCAATAAAAACCTGAGTCGCACTAAAAAAGGCAGTAAAAACAGAGAAAAGGCGAAAACCAAGCTCTCTCGTTTGCATTATAAGATCAGAGGTATCAGGCAGGATTCGTTGCACAAAATAACCTCTAGCTTGGTCAGAGAGTTTGATGTGATTGCGATTGAAAGTCTTAATGTCAAAGGCATGGTTAAAAATAGAAAGCTGTCACGCGCCATTAGTGATTTGGGTTTCTTTGAATTTAAGCGTCAGCTTATCTATAAAGCCAATGAGCAAGGCAAGGTTGTGAAGTCAGTCGGTCGTTTTTACCCAAGCTCAAAGACTTGCTCAAACTGCAATCACATCCTTGGCAAAGATGAATTAACACTAAAGATGCGCGAATGGACGTGTCCTGAGTGTCAGTCCAAACATGACCGCGATCTCAACGCCAGTATCAATATTTTAAATAACGCGACTGTTATTTTAACAGTCGCATAA
- a CDS encoding IS607 family transposase, which yields MGKLVSIGEAAKHFGVAQSTLRRWDEDGTLVAKRTENGHRRYDLNEVRPHPLNTPPKLDRKTIAYARVSSRDQKDDLQRQAQVLELYCAKQGWRFETITDFGSGMNYKKKGLKTLLDDILDNKVERLVITHKDRLLRFGAELVFMLCEARDVKVVIINQGEELSFEQELAQDVLEIITVFSARLYGSRSKKNQKLIEAVKQVL from the coding sequence ATGGGAAAACTGGTTAGTATTGGGGAGGCGGCCAAGCATTTTGGGGTTGCTCAATCGACATTAAGACGTTGGGATGAAGATGGTACGTTAGTCGCCAAAAGAACCGAAAATGGTCACAGACGTTATGATTTAAATGAAGTAAGACCACACCCTTTAAATACACCACCAAAATTAGACCGAAAAACCATTGCTTATGCTCGTGTTTCAAGTCGTGACCAAAAAGATGACTTGCAGCGCCAAGCGCAGGTTTTGGAACTTTATTGTGCCAAACAAGGTTGGCGTTTCGAGACAATCACCGATTTTGGTAGTGGTATGAACTATAAGAAGAAAGGCTTAAAAACCCTGCTTGACGACATTCTTGACAACAAAGTCGAGCGACTGGTAATCACCCACAAAGACAGACTTTTACGCTTTGGTGCTGAATTGGTGTTTATGCTATGTGAGGCGCGTGATGTTAAGGTGGTCATTATCAATCAAGGCGAGGAACTTAGTTTTGAGCAAGAATTAGCCCAAGATGTATTAGAGATTATCACTGTATTTTCAGCGAGGCTCTACGGTTCTCGCAGCAAGAAAAATCAAAAACTAATAGAGGCGGTTAAACAAGTATTATGA
- a CDS encoding HigA family addiction module antitoxin encodes MSITMQEAKSMDFSDVADTTLPDIPLLTPGEYLKTEFLDELGLSAYALARATHMPDSRLSEIINGRRTITADTALRLAKYFGMSAQFWLNLQSHYDLEITRREVADDIDTIEPHDMA; translated from the coding sequence ATGTCTATAACGATGCAAGAAGCTAAAAGCATGGATTTCAGCGATGTTGCCGACACAACGTTACCTGATATTCCATTATTAACACCGGGTGAATACCTTAAAACTGAATTCCTAGATGAACTGGGTTTATCAGCGTATGCGCTTGCCCGTGCCACCCATATGCCAGATTCACGACTTAGTGAAATAATCAATGGCAGACGGACGATAACAGCAGATACGGCGCTGAGATTGGCAAAATACTTCGGTATGTCCGCGCAGTTTTGGCTCAATCTACAAAGTCATTACGATCTTGAGATTACAAGGCGAGAAGTGGCAGACGATATCGATACTATTGAACCTCATGATATGGCATAG
- a CDS encoding HigA family addiction module antitoxin, with the protein MSITMQEAKNMDFSDVADTTLSDIPLLTPGEYLKTEFLDELGLSAYALAHATHMPGSRLSEIINGRRAITADTALRLAKYFGMSAQFWLNLQSHYDLELTRQEVADDIDNIEPYDRA; encoded by the coding sequence ATGTCCATCACCATGCAAGAAGCTAAAAATATGGATTTTAGTGATGTTGCTGATACAACGTTATCTGACATTCCATTATTAACACCGGGTGAATATCTCAAAACCGAATTCCTAGATGAACTGGGTTTATCAGCATATGCGCTTGCTCATGCTACTCATATGCCTGGCTCACGATTGAGTGAAATCATTAATGGCAGACGGGCGATTACAGCAGATACGGCACTACGTCTAGCAAAATACTTTGGTATGTCTGCGCAGTTTTGGCTTAATCTACAAAGCCATTACGATCTTGAATTGACCCGCCAAGAAGTGGCAGACGATATCGACAATATCGAACCTTATGACAGGGCATAG
- a CDS encoding DUF5020 family protein: protein MRFNLLTNLSIHTKLSTIKPLTTAAIAIVALGTVTTGAQAKTFFTDTSISVLYGSDYELAEDGELTTVTLEHASAHSWGGVFFFVDRLQGASDAEGTRAKDIYGELSPKFKISDYSNGIIKQVNLASTYEFGSNTNGFEQDNFLVGIGADLNIPIPGMKYASATLFHAFNDDTFSNADDQQITLTYGWEKNNFVIDGYVDYSFNNDDKANQLHINPQVKYNLQEVLGIDNRIEVGMEYSYWQNKFGRDGVDQSVPSALVKVHF, encoded by the coding sequence GTGCGTTTTAATTTACTGACAAATTTATCTATCCATACCAAATTATCTACTATCAAGCCATTAACCACTGCGGCTATTGCTATCGTCGCTTTGGGCACTGTGACTACTGGTGCTCAGGCTAAGACCTTTTTTACTGACACCAGTATTTCTGTACTTTATGGCAGTGATTATGAATTAGCGGAAGATGGCGAGCTGACAACTGTAACGCTAGAACATGCCTCTGCTCACAGCTGGGGCGGCGTCTTTTTCTTCGTTGATCGCCTGCAGGGTGCAAGTGATGCTGAAGGCACCAGAGCCAAAGATATCTATGGCGAGCTGTCTCCAAAGTTCAAGATTTCAGACTATAGTAATGGCATCATCAAACAAGTTAACTTAGCGAGTACTTACGAGTTTGGCTCGAACACTAACGGTTTTGAGCAAGATAACTTCTTAGTTGGTATTGGTGCTGATCTAAATATACCTATTCCAGGTATGAAATATGCTTCAGCTACGCTGTTTCACGCTTTTAACGATGACACTTTCAGTAATGCTGACGACCAGCAAATCACTTTAACCTACGGTTGGGAAAAGAATAACTTTGTGATTGATGGTTATGTCGATTACTCTTTTAACAATGATGATAAAGCGAATCAGCTGCATATCAACCCACAGGTCAAATACAACTTGCAAGAAGTTCTCGGTATCGATAACCGCATTGAAGTGGGTATGGAATACAGCTACTGGCAAAATAAATTTGGTCGAGATGGTGTAGATCAAAGCGTTCCAAGTGCGCTGGTAAAAGTTCATTTTTAA
- the csy2 gene encoding type I-F CRISPR-associated protein Csy2, translated as MSYIYPDKELVGHILIKNIRIQDANAISSPITYGFPAITGFTGAIHALSRKIGQVSGLEQMHLDGVLIGCYECLPQIYREENYKEYTFNQTRNPILKSGKTASIIEEGRCHLKVSLIVGVYADDFILEEEQIDQLLKTVEIKIQQQRIAGGSVHGLDRFNAVTYLPAEDINDFTRHLLPAFILMNAQQDLIDITAQLQQHNPEATALDALINTATLEHTPIDNGNGTTRWETQSSKQGRGWLVPIPIGHQGISDLYDAGDMQNVRNPEYPSQYVEAIYGLGKWVFPYRIKDLADALWYQQYDESNNLYLVTQSDDD; from the coding sequence ATGAGTTATATCTATCCTGACAAAGAACTGGTTGGCCATATCTTGATTAAGAACATCCGTATTCAAGATGCCAATGCGATATCCAGTCCGATAACTTATGGATTTCCGGCGATCACTGGTTTTACAGGCGCCATCCATGCGCTCAGTCGTAAAATTGGGCAGGTATCAGGACTTGAACAGATGCATTTAGACGGTGTCCTGATAGGTTGCTATGAGTGTCTACCGCAGATATACCGTGAGGAAAACTATAAAGAATATACCTTTAACCAAACTCGTAATCCTATCCTAAAATCTGGCAAAACGGCTTCAATCATTGAAGAGGGCCGTTGTCATCTAAAAGTGTCATTGATCGTCGGGGTCTATGCGGATGATTTTATACTTGAAGAGGAACAGATCGACCAACTATTAAAAACTGTTGAAATCAAAATACAGCAACAACGGATAGCAGGTGGCAGCGTCCATGGTCTAGACAGATTTAATGCCGTTACCTATTTACCAGCAGAAGACATTAATGATTTTACTCGTCATTTACTTCCCGCATTTATTTTAATGAACGCGCAACAAGATCTAATCGATATTACCGCACAATTACAACAGCATAATCCAGAAGCCACCGCTTTAGATGCGTTAATCAATACAGCCACCTTAGAGCATACTCCCATTGATAATGGCAATGGAACGACCCGTTGGGAGACGCAATCCTCCAAACAAGGTAGAGGGTGGTTAGTCCCTATTCCCATTGGTCATCAAGGTATTTCAGACTTATATGATGCCGGTGATATGCAAAATGTCCGTAACCCTGAATATCCTAGCCAATACGTCGAAGCCATCTATGGACTTGGCAAATGGGTGTTCCCATATCGTATCAAAGACTTAGCAGATGCGCTTTGGTACCAACAGTATGACGAATCTAATAACCTGTATTTAGTCACCCAGTCTGATGACGACTAA
- a CDS encoding Rrf2 family transcriptional regulator encodes MRLTNYSDYALRSLIYLAVKPEPQTLANISDIARSYDISKSHLTKIIHQLGQLGYIDSVRGKNGGIRLARAPKDINLGVLIKQIEPDFALVECFATKLPSNDETTDGTNHDTTYDNGHDEAKTPGLPLTLIDELAVTENNAKSGCVISPACQLKGVFFEALTAFINVLEGYTLADIINNEDELRRLLS; translated from the coding sequence ATGCGACTAACCAACTATAGCGATTACGCGTTGCGCTCGTTAATTTATTTGGCAGTCAAGCCTGAGCCGCAAACGCTGGCCAATATTAGCGATATTGCGCGTAGCTATGACATTTCTAAGAGTCATTTAACCAAGATTATTCATCAATTGGGTCAGCTCGGCTATATAGATAGCGTGCGGGGTAAAAACGGCGGTATTCGGCTGGCACGTGCGCCTAAAGATATTAATTTGGGCGTATTGATAAAGCAAATTGAGCCAGACTTTGCTTTGGTGGAATGTTTTGCCACGAAGTTGCCCAGCAATGACGAGACTACTGATGGCACTAATCATGATACGACTTATGATAATGGCCATGATGAGGCTAAGACGCCAGGTTTGCCGTTGACCCTTATCGATGAATTAGCAGTAACCGAAAATAATGCCAAATCGGGCTGTGTTATTAGCCCCGCATGCCAACTAAAAGGGGTGTTTTTTGAAGCACTGACGGCGTTTATTAACGTTCTTGAGGGTTATACACTGGCGGATATTATTAATAACGAGGATGAGCTTAGGCGCTTATTGTCATAA
- the cas6f gene encoding type I-F CRISPR-associated endoribonuclease Cas6/Csy4, which yields MSQLTHYQEITIIPDPDIAPYFIWSKLFTQLHIGLAEIKNKHGIESIGVSFPDYHYDDKGKSSKLGLKLRVFALSQKDLETLNLNGWLSRLTDYVHIKSIIEVGDKTKSHLVVSRYRPKNPLKQAEEFAKHKDISLEDALVHCAAHKQDNKPYPHINLKSETNQQPYKLAIFQEVTASACKGTFNVYGMNNKIGQVTVPHW from the coding sequence ATGAGTCAACTGACGCATTACCAAGAAATCACTATTATTCCCGATCCTGATATTGCACCCTACTTTATCTGGAGTAAGCTGTTTACACAGTTGCATATCGGCTTAGCTGAGATCAAAAACAAGCATGGCATCGAGTCAATTGGTGTCAGCTTTCCTGATTATCATTATGATGACAAGGGTAAATCATCCAAGCTTGGGCTTAAGCTGCGAGTGTTTGCGCTCAGCCAAAAGGATTTAGAAACACTAAATCTCAACGGTTGGCTATCAAGACTAACTGATTATGTGCATATTAAAAGTATTATCGAGGTCGGTGATAAGACAAAAAGTCATCTGGTGGTCAGCCGCTATCGTCCAAAAAATCCGCTCAAGCAAGCTGAAGAATTTGCCAAACATAAAGACATCAGCCTTGAAGATGCGCTTGTACACTGTGCTGCGCATAAACAGGATAATAAGCCCTATCCTCATATCAACTTAAAAAGTGAGACCAATCAACAACCTTATAAACTGGCAATTTTTCAAGAAGTAACTGCCAGCGCTTGTAAAGGCACGTTCAATGTTTATGGTATGAATAATAAAATAGGTCAGGTTACCGTGCCACATTGGTAA
- the csy3 gene encoding type I-F CRISPR-associated protein Csy3, which translates to MSKPTLKTASVLAFERNLDVSDAYLWQTNSQADTDKNKESTRTPVVIKEKSVRGTISNRLKSTITNDPTKLDAETEKANLQKVDSASLDESNDILIARFSVKVLPFTGKPNVCNDQDYQQALQQVVTDYISNQGLDELAHRYAINILNARWLWRNRVGTESIKVTVKCNEKTITIDDAKNYSINNFDMDDANIKQVADWIKAGLNDEAFIILYIEAQAVIGYGQEVYPSQELILDTGSKKSKVLYRVSDRKGSEDNAGMHSQKVSNAIRTIDDWYPNAKFPIAIEPYGAVTTMGTAFRQPKDKMDFYSLFDNWVLKGEAPDANQQHYVMGVLIRGGVFGASGKE; encoded by the coding sequence ATGTCAAAACCCACTTTAAAAACCGCATCTGTTCTTGCATTTGAACGCAACCTTGATGTCTCAGATGCTTATCTCTGGCAGACTAACAGTCAAGCCGATACTGATAAAAATAAAGAATCTACACGGACACCGGTGGTGATCAAAGAAAAATCCGTTCGTGGTACGATTAGCAATCGTCTAAAAAGCACCATTACTAACGACCCTACCAAACTAGATGCCGAGACTGAAAAAGCCAATTTACAAAAGGTCGACTCAGCATCCTTGGATGAATCAAATGACATCTTAATCGCTCGTTTTAGTGTCAAAGTTCTACCGTTTACGGGCAAGCCAAATGTCTGTAATGACCAAGATTATCAACAAGCATTACAGCAAGTCGTCACTGACTATATAAGCAACCAAGGGTTAGACGAGTTAGCTCACCGCTATGCGATTAATATTCTAAACGCTCGTTGGTTATGGCGAAATCGTGTTGGTACTGAAAGCATTAAAGTAACTGTTAAGTGTAACGAGAAAACGATCACTATTGATGATGCAAAGAACTACAGCATTAACAATTTTGACATGGATGATGCCAATATTAAGCAAGTTGCTGACTGGATTAAAGCGGGGCTAAATGATGAAGCGTTTATTATTCTATATATAGAAGCTCAAGCGGTCATCGGTTATGGTCAAGAGGTCTATCCATCACAAGAGCTAATCCTTGATACCGGCAGTAAAAAGAGCAAAGTATTATATCGTGTCAGTGACCGAAAGGGCTCTGAAGATAATGCTGGCATGCACTCGCAAAAAGTCAGTAACGCCATTCGCACTATTGATGATTGGTACCCTAATGCCAAATTCCCTATTGCCATCGAACCATATGGCGCAGTGACAACTATGGGTACTGCATTTCGCCAACCTAAAGACAAAATGGACTTTTATAGCCTATTTGATAACTGGGTACTCAAAGGTGAAGCGCCAGACGCCAACCAGCAACACTATGTAATGGGCGTACTTATTCGTGGCGGCGTGTTCGGTGCCAGCGGTAAGGAGTAA